The Nocardioides salarius genome includes a region encoding these proteins:
- a CDS encoding cytidine deaminase codes for MSTPAPAEDPAPEALAAEDKKLVTLARSTRARTRAAEGAAVRDADGRTYAAATVDLPSLQVSALGVCVAMAVASGATGLEAAVVLTHADAVTSRDLDALRDLAGSGVPVHRGDAKGALAGTTRT; via the coding sequence GTGAGCACCCCCGCCCCCGCCGAGGACCCCGCCCCCGAGGCGCTGGCCGCCGAGGACAAGAAGCTGGTGACCCTCGCGCGCTCCACCCGGGCCCGCACCCGCGCCGCCGAGGGGGCCGCGGTCCGCGACGCCGACGGGCGCACCTACGCCGCCGCCACCGTCGACCTGCCCTCCCTGCAGGTCTCGGCGCTCGGGGTCTGCGTCGCGATGGCCGTCGCCTCGGGCGCCACGGGGCTCGAGGCCGCCGTCGTGCTGACCCACGCCGACGCGGTGACGTCGCGCGACCTCGACGCGCTGCGCGACCTCGCCGGCAGCGGCGTACCGGTGCATCGCGGGGACGCCAAGGGCGCCCTCGCCGGCACCACCCGCACCTGA
- a CDS encoding DUF6226 family protein — MDETRLLQEVEAHFAVTAASTPGWASPHPDREPLDEEYSRVSDPAKWRIEGARALAWTLALTELGVASREGVAPSDIAVPGRRGWRVVPRAAGALPLRVVGDASVDDLLVDVDLRAGEPPVGVLETDCHCDACDSGSADLLEVHDRAWLDVVGGELVHLEAPGRTATGGREGWSGSWDGRSTGETRAEQRAESEAIAHDLDAVRRGCAPRPLWQRVVHGAPWT; from the coding sequence ATGGACGAGACACGGCTGCTGCAGGAGGTCGAGGCACACTTCGCGGTGACGGCGGCCAGCACGCCGGGCTGGGCCAGCCCGCACCCCGACCGGGAGCCGCTCGACGAGGAGTACTCGCGGGTCTCCGACCCGGCCAAGTGGCGCATCGAGGGTGCTCGGGCCCTGGCCTGGACCCTCGCCCTCACCGAGCTCGGCGTGGCCTCGCGCGAGGGGGTCGCCCCGAGCGACATCGCGGTCCCGGGCCGACGGGGCTGGCGGGTGGTCCCGCGAGCGGCCGGGGCGTTGCCGCTGCGCGTCGTCGGCGATGCGTCAGTCGACGACCTGCTGGTCGACGTCGACCTGCGAGCCGGTGAGCCGCCGGTGGGCGTGCTGGAGACGGACTGCCACTGCGACGCCTGCGACTCCGGTTCCGCCGACCTCCTCGAGGTCCACGACCGCGCCTGGCTCGACGTGGTCGGCGGCGAGCTCGTCCACCTCGAAGCGCCGGGACGCACCGCGACCGGAGGGCGGGAGGGGTGGTCGGGCAGCTGGGACGGCAGGAGCACCGGCGAGACACGTGCGGAACAACGCGCGGAGAGCGAGGCGATCGCCCACGACCTCGACGCCGTACGACGCGGCTGCGCACCCCGCCCGCTGTGGCAGCGCGTCGTCCACGGGGCGCCCTGGACGTGA
- the idi gene encoding isopentenyl-diphosphate Delta-isomerase → MSGPVAQPAREQVVLLDETGHAVGVADKAGVHHADTPLHLAFSCYVFDHDGRILLSRRALSKRTFPGLWTNSACGHPAPGEAFLDGVRRRVHQELGLELDDLRVLLPGFGYRAEMQGVVEHELCPVLVATTSTEPHLDPAEVEEVVWESWADFRAGVLDGSRDVSPWCRLQVEALPEDPLRAPGRPLDELPPAARPS, encoded by the coding sequence ATGAGCGGGCCGGTGGCCCAGCCCGCGCGCGAGCAGGTGGTGCTGCTCGACGAGACCGGGCACGCAGTCGGGGTCGCCGACAAGGCCGGCGTGCACCACGCCGACACCCCCCTGCACCTGGCGTTCTCCTGCTACGTCTTCGACCACGACGGCCGGATCCTGCTGAGCAGGCGGGCGCTGAGCAAGCGCACCTTCCCCGGGCTGTGGACCAACTCCGCCTGCGGCCACCCGGCCCCCGGCGAGGCGTTCCTCGACGGCGTGCGCCGGCGGGTGCACCAGGAGCTCGGCCTCGAGCTCGACGACCTGCGGGTGCTGCTGCCCGGCTTCGGCTACCGCGCCGAGATGCAGGGCGTCGTCGAGCACGAGCTGTGCCCGGTGCTGGTGGCCACCACCTCCACCGAGCCCCACCTCGACCCGGCCGAGGTCGAGGAGGTGGTCTGGGAGTCGTGGGCCGACTTCCGCGCCGGCGTCCTCGACGGCAGCCGCGACGTCAGCCCCTGGTGCCGCCTGCAGGTCGAGGCGCTGCCCGAGGACCCGCTCCGCGCGCCGGGCCGCCCCCTCGACGAGCTCCCACCCGCCGCCCGCCCGAGCTGA
- a CDS encoding FAD-dependent monooxygenase — protein MHDLVVAGGGPVGLAAALHAHRAGLDVVVVEPRAGVVDKACGEGLMPGALTHLADLGVEVEGVDLAGIRYRDERRSVDARFRAGPGRGVRRTTLHAGLSRRLADAGVEVRHEAVRSVVDRGSHLLVDGRPTRYLVAADGLHSPVRRLLGLDAPVRSARRYGQRCHLRVAPWSDFVEVHWAPHAEAYVTPVAPDLVGLALLSGRRAPFATLLEGFTGLRDRVAGVERTRVMGAGPLRQQARARVAGRVLLVGDAAGYVDALTGEGIALGLAEAAAAVAAVVADAPEGYDATSRRLRRRHELLTLGLVTATRHQVVRRRLVAAADRVPWVFGAAVNQLARPA, from the coding sequence GTGCATGACCTCGTGGTCGCCGGCGGCGGGCCGGTGGGCCTGGCCGCCGCGCTGCACGCCCACCGCGCCGGGCTCGACGTGGTGGTGGTGGAGCCCCGCGCCGGGGTCGTCGACAAGGCCTGCGGCGAGGGGCTGATGCCCGGGGCGCTGACGCACCTGGCCGACCTGGGCGTCGAGGTCGAGGGCGTCGACCTGGCCGGCATCCGCTACCGCGACGAGCGGCGCAGCGTCGACGCGCGCTTCCGGGCCGGGCCGGGCCGCGGCGTGCGGCGTACGACGCTGCACGCGGGGTTGTCGCGCCGCCTCGCCGACGCGGGGGTCGAGGTGCGGCACGAGGCCGTGCGCTCGGTGGTCGACCGGGGCTCGCACCTGCTCGTCGACGGCCGGCCGACCCGCTACCTGGTCGCCGCGGACGGGCTGCACTCCCCCGTGCGCCGGCTGCTCGGCCTCGATGCGCCGGTGCGCAGCGCCCGGCGCTACGGCCAGCGCTGCCACCTGCGCGTCGCGCCGTGGAGCGACTTCGTCGAGGTGCACTGGGCACCCCACGCCGAGGCCTACGTGACCCCGGTCGCCCCCGACCTCGTCGGTCTGGCGCTGCTCAGCGGGCGCCGCGCGCCGTTCGCCACGCTGCTCGAGGGCTTCACGGGCCTGCGCGACCGGGTGGCGGGCGTCGAGCGGACCCGCGTCATGGGCGCCGGGCCGCTGCGCCAGCAGGCGCGCGCCCGGGTCGCCGGGCGGGTGCTGCTCGTCGGCGACGCCGCGGGCTACGTCGACGCGCTCACCGGCGAGGGCATCGCGCTCGGGCTGGCCGAGGCCGCCGCGGCGGTCGCGGCCGTGGTCGCCGACGCCCCCGAGGGGTACGACGCCACCTCACGCCGGCTGCGGCGCCGTCACGAGCTGCTGACCCTGGGCCTGGTCACCGCCACCCGGCACCAGGTGGTGCGCCGGCGCCTAGTGGCCGCGGCCGACCGGGTGCCCTGGGTCTTCGGCGCGGCGGTCAACCAGCTCGCGAGGCCGGCATGA
- a CDS encoding isoprenylcysteine carboxyl methyltransferase family protein, whose translation MTSLTFFTVVVALVALERLAELVVSKRNAAWSFARGGVETGRGHYPVMVVLHSGLLVAMLVEAYVVRPDVPLALAASMLVLVVASQALRWWCIVALGPRWNTRVIIVPGLPPVTGGPYRFFSHPNYVAVVVEGAALPLLHLSWVTALVFTVANAALLTVRLRVEDAALATLPPAPAGPLQPGARRA comes from the coding sequence GTGACCTCGCTGACCTTCTTCACCGTCGTCGTCGCCCTGGTCGCGCTCGAGCGGCTCGCCGAGCTCGTCGTGTCCAAGCGCAACGCCGCCTGGTCCTTCGCCCGCGGCGGCGTCGAGACCGGCCGGGGCCACTACCCCGTCATGGTGGTGCTGCACTCGGGGCTGCTGGTCGCGATGCTCGTCGAGGCCTACGTCGTGCGCCCCGACGTGCCGCTCGCGCTGGCCGCCTCGATGCTGGTGCTGGTCGTGGCCTCCCAGGCGCTGCGCTGGTGGTGCATCGTCGCCCTCGGGCCGCGCTGGAACACCCGGGTTATCATCGTGCCGGGGCTGCCCCCGGTCACGGGCGGGCCCTACCGGTTCTTCTCCCACCCCAACTACGTCGCCGTCGTCGTCGAGGGCGCCGCGCTGCCGCTGCTGCACCTGTCGTGGGTCACCGCGCTGGTCTTCACCGTGGCCAACGCGGCGCTGCTGACGGTGCGGCTGCGGGTCGAGGACGCCGCGCTGGCCACGCTGCCGCCGGCTCCCGCGGGACCGCTCCAGCCCGGGGCGCGCCGTGCATGA